GGCTGCTGTCGGCCGACGCGCCGCTGTCGCAGGGGCTCACACCCGTGTACCCGACGACCGCGGGGCTGCCGCAGGCGTATCTGCGCGCGGCCATCGCGCACGCGCTGCGGCAGGTGGACCTGACGGAGACGGTGCCGTCCGACGCCCTGGCGGACTTGCCGCTGCCCTTGGCGGGTGGCCCGGGGGGCCATTGGACGTTGCGCGCCGCCCTGCAGTATCTGCACCAGCCCGACCCGCGCGAGCCGCTCGCCGCGCTGCAGGACCGGCAGCATCCGGCGTGGCAGCGGCTCAAGGCCGAGGAGCTGCTGGCGCAGCAGCTCGCGCAGGTGCAGGCGCGGCGCGAGCGCGACGCGCTGCGGGCACCGGTATTGCGCGCCGCGCCCGAGGGCCTGCCGCAGCGCCTGCAGGCGGCGTTGCCGTTTGCGCTGACCGGCGCGCAGCGGCGCGTGGTGGCCGAGATCGCCGCGGACCTGGCGCGCCCGGTGCCGATGCACCGGCTGTTGCAGGGCGATGTGGGCAGCGGCAAGACGGTGGTGGCGGCGCTGGCCGCGGCGGTGGCGATCGACGCGGGCTGGCAGTGCGCGCTGATGGCCCCCACCGAAATCCTGGCCGAGCAGCATTTCGGCAAGCTGGTGCAGTGGATCGAACCGCTGCTCGCGCCGCTCGGGCGCACGGTGGCGTGGCTCACCGGCAGCCAGCCGCGCGCGCAGCGGCAGGCGATGTTGGCGCGCATCGCCTCGGGCGAGGCGGCGCTGGTGGTGGGCACGCACGCGGTGATCCAGGAGCAGGTGGCGTTCGCCCGGCTGGGGCTGGCGGTGATCGACGAGCAGCACCGCTTCGGTGTCGCGCAGCGGCTGGCGCTGCGGCGCAAGGCCGGCGCGTCCGCGGCCGGGCTGGAGCCGCACCTGCTGATGATGAGCGCCACCCCCATCCCGCGCACGCTGGCGATGACGGTGTACGGCGACCTCGACGTCTCAACCATAGACGAGCTGCCCCCCGGGCGCAGCCCCATCGTCACCAAGGTGCTGGCCGCGCACCGGCGGCCCGCGGTGATCGAGCGCATCCGCGCCCAGGTGGCGCAAGGGCGGCAGGTGTACTGGGTGTGCCCGCTGATCGAGGAGAGCGAAGCGCTCGATTTGCGCGCCGCCACCGCGACGCACGCAGAGCTTGCGCAGGCGCTCGCCGGGGTGCACGGCCCCGACGGGCGGCCGGTGCAGGTGGGGCTGCTGCACGCGCGGCTGGCCGCGGCCGAGAAAAAAGCCATCATGGCCGCGTTTGCCGCGGGGGCGCTCGCGGTGCTGGTCAGCACCACGGTGATCGAGGTCGGCGTGGACGTGCCCAACGCGTCGCTGATGGTCATCGAGCACGCCGAGCGCTTCGGCCTGAGCCAGCTGCATCAGTTGCGCGGGCGCGTCGGGCGGGGGACGGTGGCGTCGGTATGCCTGTTGCTGTACTCGCCGGGCGAGTCGGGGCGCGTCAGCGACAGCGCACGCGAGCGCCTGCGGGCAATGGTCGAGACGCAGGATGGCTTCGAGATCGCGCGGCGCGACCTGGCGATTCGCGGCCCCGGCGAGTTTTTGGGCTCGCGCCAGTCCGGCACGCCGCTGCTGCGCTTTGCCGACCTGGACACCGACGAGCCGCTGATCGAGTGGGCGCGCCGCTGGGCACCGCGGCTGTGGGCGCGCGACCCGGCGGCGGCGCAGCGCCATCTGGAGCGCTGGTTGGGCGGGAAATTGGACTATCTGAAGGCCTGATCCGATAATCGGCATCGTCGGTACCGCCCGCGGGGCGCATCCCGCGGACCGCGTCGAGCCGGAGGCTGCCCATGACCCTGACCGAACTCAAATACGTCGTCGCGGTGGCGCGCGAGCGCCACTTCGGCCGTGCGGCCGAGGCTTGCTTCGTGTCGCAGCCGACGCTGTCGGTGGCGATCAAGAAGCTGGAAGAGGAGCTCGAGGTCAAAATCTTCGAGCGCAGCGCCAGCGAAGTCTCCGTCACGCCGCTGGGCGAGGAGATCGTGCGCCAAGCACAGGTCGTGCTGGAGCAGGCCGCCGCGATCAAGGAAATCGCCAAGCGCGGCAAGGACCCGCTGGCCGGTCCGCTGCGCCTGGGGCTGATCTACACCATCGCGCCGTACCTGCTGCCCGACCTGGTCAAGCAGGTGATCGAGCGCGCGCGCCAGATGCCGCTGATCCTGCAGGAAAACTTCACCGCCAAGCTGCTGGAGCAGCTGCGCCTGGGCGAGATCGACGCGGCGATTCTGGCCGAGCCGTTTCCGGACACGAACCTCGCCGTCGCCCCGCTGTATGACGAGCCGTTCGTCGCCGTCGTACCGCGCGACCACCCGCTGGCCAAGCGCGACAGCATCACCGCCGAGGAGCTCAAGCGCGAAACCATGCTGCTGCTCGGCAACGGGCACTGTTTTCGCGACCACGTGCTGCAGGTGTGCCCGGAGTTCGCGCGCTTTTCCGACACGGCCGAGGGGATCCAGAAGAGCTTCGAGGGCTCGTCGCTGGAGACGATCAAGCACATGGTGGCCGCCGGCATGGGGGTGACGCTGGTGCCGCGCCTGTCGGTGCCCAAGGGCGCGCTCGACCCCGCCCAGCGCGACGTGGTGGCCGCCAGCGCGCCCGGCGACGCCGCCTACGTGCGCTACATTCCGTTCGCGGGCGAGCCGCCGACGCGCCGCGTGGTGCTGGCGTGGCGGCGCAGCTTCACCCGCTACGAGGCGATCGCCGCGCTGCGTAACGCCATTTATGCCTGCGAGCTGCCCGGATGCAAGCGACTGACCTGATGCCCCCCGCCCCGCGACGACCGGCCTGGCGCGAGCGCCTGGCGCTGTACCTGGACCTCATCCGCTGGGACCGGCCGGCAGGTTGGCTGCTGCTGCTGTGGCCGACGCTGTCGGCGCTGTGGCTGGCTGCCGGCGGCTGGCCGGGCTGGCACCTGCTGATCGTGTTCGTCGCGGGCACCATCCTGATGCGCTCGGCCGGCTGCTGCGTCAACGACGTGGCCGACCGCGATTTCGACCGCCACGTCAAGCGCACCGCGCAGCGGCCCGTCACCAGCGGCCGCATCGGCACGCGCGAGGCGCTGGCGGTCGGCGCGGCGCTGGCGCTCGTCGCGTTCGCCCTCGTGCTGACCACCCACCCGGCCGCGGTGGCGTGGTCGTTCGCCGCGCTGGCGGTGGCCGTCTTTTACCCATACACCAAGCGGTTTTTCGCGATGCCGCAGGCGGTGCTCGGGGTGGCGTTCAGCTTTGGCATCCCGATGGCATTCGCCGCGGTGCGCGGCGAGGTGCCGGTGCTCGCGTGGGGGCTGCTGCTCGCCAACGCCTTCTGGGTGCTGGCCTACGACACCGAGTACGCGATGGTCGACCGCGACGACGACCTGCGCATCGGCATCCGTACCTCGGCCATCACGCTGGGCCGCTGGGACGTCGCCGCCGTGCTGGCGTTCTATGCGCTGCACCTGCTGCTGTGGACCGCGCTCGTGTGGCCGCACGCCGGCGGGCCGTGGTTCGCCGCGGGGGTGGTGGCCGCGGCGGCGCAGGTGCTGTGGCACGCGCGGCTCATCCGCGAACGCACGCGCGAGGGGTGTTTCCGCGCGTTTCGCCTCAACCACTGGCTGGGCGCGGCGCTCTTCGCCGGGCTGGCGTTGCAGCTCGCCCTGGGCTAACCGTTGCAACATGCGCCGCAGTCTGACGCACAGGCTGGCCGTCGGCGGCGCAGCCGCCATACGAGGCCACACCGGTCGTTTCGGTGCGCGCCCGCACTGCGGTTCGCGACTGTGTCGGCCCGCATCGGCTCCCGCGGCGCGGGCGGGATGCGTGAGGGTTGCCGTAGCCCCAAGGGTCAGGTGCCAAACGCGTCGCCCAGTTCCTGCGCGCGGCGCCGGGCCGCGTGCAGCGCGTCGATGAAGCGCCCCTTGACGTCGGCGGCCTCCAGCACGGCCAGTGCCGCGGCGGTGGTGCCGCCCTTGGAGGTGACGCGCTCGCGCAGCACCTCGGGCGGCTCCCCCGCGTCCTGCGCCAGGCGCGCCGCACCGACAAAGGTGCCGACCGCCAATTCGAGGGCGACCGCCGGTGGCAGGCCCATCTGCGCGCCGGCCTCCCGCATCGCTTCCAGGAAATAAAACACATACGCCGGGCCGGAGCCGGACAGCGCGGTCACCGCATCCAGCGCCGTCTCGTCGTCCACCCACACCCAGCGGCCGGTCACGGCGATCAGCGCCTCGGCCAGTGTCCGGTCTTCGGCGTTGACGCCGGGCAGCGCGTACGCGCCGGTCATGCCCTGGCCGACCAGCGCCGGGGTGTTGGGCATCGTGCGCACGATGCGCGCGCTGCCGAACCACGCCTGCATGCTGGCGCAGCGGATGCCCGCGGCGACGCTGACGTGTAGCGCGTCGCGCAGGTGGGGGGCGGCCGCCGCCGCGGCGTCGCGGAAGGTCTGTGGCTTGACGGCCCACACGGCCAGCCGACACCCGGCCAGCGTCGGGTCCGCGGCCGCCAGCGCCGTCACACCATAGCGCTCCCGCAGCCGCTGGCGCGCCTCCTCACCGGGGTCGACGACGACAAGATCGGCGGCGCGGCAGCCCGCGCGCAACAGGCCGCCGATCAACGCGCTGGCCATGTTACCGCCGCCGATGAAGGCGATGCGCTGGCCGATCAAGGCAGACGAAGAACACACAGGGGCAGCGGTATTCATGCAGCGGGACGAATCGATACAGCGGTGGCCGTGCACGAGATGGCGGCCACGTCACCCCGTAAACTAGCACGCTTGGCCCGATTTTGCACCGTATCTGGGCGCAGAACGAACGCACTGCCGGGGGAAAACGGCCCCCGTGCAGCGGCCAGGCATCAAGGGAATCCTTTTTTACAGGAGTGAAAAGTGCTGGACCTCATCAACGATTGGTTATGGGGCAAGATCCTGATCGCGGTCTTGCTCGTGGTCGGCGTGTACTTTACGGTGGGCACGCGATTTGTGCAATTCCGGTATTTCCGGCGCATGTTTGGTATTCTGACGTCGGGTCAGGCCTTCGCCGGTGACCAACACGGCCATCTCTCATCGTTCCAGGCCCTGATGTTGTCGGTGGCGGGGCGCGTTGGAGGCGGCAATATCGCCGGGGTTGCCGTGGCCATCACGCTCGGGGGACCGGGTGCCGTCTTCTGGATGTGGGTGGTCGGCCTGCTGGGCATGGCCACGAGCTTCGTGGAGTGCACGCTGGCACAGGCGTACAAGCAGTCCGAGCCTGACGGCACCTACCGAGGCGGGCCCGCATATTACATCGCCCGCGGCATGGGGCCGTCGTGGCGGTGGCTGGCGTGGCTATATTCGTTGCTGCTGCTGGTCACGTTTGGCTTTGGCTTTAACGCGCTGCAGTCCTACGCCGTGGCGACCTCCGTCAACGATGCGTTTGGGGTGCCGGTGTTGGCGTCGGCCATTGTGCTGGCGTTGGTGGTGGCGGCCATCGTTTTTGGCGGGGTGCGCCGCATCGCCAGCGTGGCCGACTTTCTCGTGCCGATCATGGCGCTGGGCTACATCACCGTCGCGCTGGTCGTGGTCGTGCTGAACATCACCGAGCTGCCGGGGGTCTTGGCTCTCATTGTCAAGAGCGCCCTGGGGTTGGAGCCGGCACTGGCTGGCGGTGTCGGCGCGGCCATCATGATGGGCGTCAAGCGAGGGCTGTTCTCCAACGAAGCAGGGCTGGGCAGTGCGCCCAACGTGGCCGCCGTCGCCTATGTTCCGCACCCGGCCAGCCAGGGGATCATCCAGGCATTTTCCGTCTTCATCGACACCCTGATCATCTGCTCGTGCACGGCCTTCATCGTTTTGGTCGGTGGGGTGTATCAACCGGGCAGCGCTGGCGAGTGGGCAGGTGTGCCGCTGACGCAAGCCTCGCTGGCCAGCCACGTTGGCGAGTGGGGGCGGATGTTCGTCAGCGTCGCGCTCATGCTGTTTGCCTTCACCACGATGGTGTACAACTACTACCTCGGCGAAAACAGCCTGAGCTATTTCGGCGTGCGCCGCTGGGGACTGGTGCTCTACCGGTTGCTGGTGATTGCGTTGTGCGGCTGGGGCGCCACGACCGATCTGGCCACGGCCTTTGCGTTTGCCGACGTGACCATGGGGCTGTTGGCACTGGTCAATTTGGTTGCGCTGATCAAGCTCTTCCCTGTGGCACGTGCGCTGCTGCAAGACTACGACGCGCAGGCCAAGCGCAGCCGCGAGGAGCCGGTGTTTGATGCCCAGCGCTTCGAGCAGTGGGGGGTGGACCCCCGCGCGTGGACGTTGGAGGAAGACGAGGCGAAGCGCCTGGCGCGGCTGAAGGGCGCACAAGCTGCCCAATAAGGGGTGCGGATGATCGCGCGCGATGCGCGTGACGCCACGACGCCCGCCTCCATCGGGCCCGCTACCGGTGGAGGCGACCGTTGCTGACAATAGGCCACGTCCAAAACGCGCTTGGGGCACTTGACAGCAAGGTGCCCTTCATCCATAATCTTCGACTTCGCCCGATAGGGTGAAGACCATCTGCCCACCGAAGCACGGTGGCGGCGCAGCGGGGTGGGTCCGTCAGGGCCGGCGAAGGCTGCGTGCGGCGCGTGCGACGACGGGCCCAAGACTGATCTCCTCGGCCGTGGTGGCCCAGGGATTCAAGTTGGGACTTTCATCATGATCCAAACGCAAACTCGACTCGATGTTGCTGACAACACGGGTGCCAAGTCCGTGATGTGCATCAAGGTGCTCGGCGGCTCCAAGCGCCGCTACGCCAGCGTGGGCGACATCATCAAGGTCAGCATCAAGGAAGCCGCGCCGCGGGGCCGCGTCAAGAAGGGCGAGGTCTACAACGCGGTGGTGGTGCGCACGGCCAAGGGCATTCGTCGTCCCGACGGCGCGCTCATCAAGTTCGACGGCAACGCCGCCGTTCTGCTCAACAACAAGCTGGAGCCGATCGGCACCCGCATCTTCGGCCCGGTCACGCGCGAGCTGCGCACCGAGCGCTTCATGAAGATCGTGTCCCTGGCGCCCGAAGTTCTCTGAGGAACCGTCATGAACAAGATCCGTACAGGCGACGAAGTCATCGTCATCGCGGGGCGCGACAAGGGCAAGCGTGGTCGCGTGCTGCGCCGTGCCGACGAGCAGCGCGTGGTGGTCGAGGGCGTCAATGTGGTCAAGAAGCACGTGCGCCCCAACCCGCTCAAGGGCGTGCCGGGCGGCATCGTCGAGAAGACCATGCCCATCCACCAGTCCAACGTCGCCATCTACAACCCCACCACCGGCAAGGCCGATCGCGTGGGCATCAAGGTGCTGGCCGACGGCAAGAAGGTGCGCGTCTACAAGTCCAGCGGCGAAGAAATCAAGGTGGCATGACCATGGCACGTTTCCAACAGCTCTACCGCGAAAAGATCGCGCCGGCGCTGCAGAAGCAGTTCGGCTACAAGTCCGTCATGGAGGTGCCGCGCATCACCAAGATCACGCTCAACATGGGCGTGGGTGAGGCGGTGGCCGACAAGAAGGTGCTGGAAAACGCCGTCGCCGACCTGACCAAGATCGCGGGCCAGAAGCCCGTCGTGACCCGCGCCCGCAAGGCGATCGCCGGGTTCAAGATCCGCGAAGGGCAGCCCATTGGCTGCATGGTCACGCTGCGTGGCGCGCGCATGTACGAATTCCTGGACCGCTTCGTGACGATCGCGCTGCCGCGCGTGCGTGACTTCCGCGGGATCTCGGGCCGCGCGTTCGACGGCCGCGGCAACTACAACATCGGCGTCAAAGAGCAGATCATCTTCCCCGAGATCGAGTACGACAAGGTCGACGCGGTGCGGGGTCTGAACATCAGCATCACGACGACGGCCAAGACCGACGACGAGTGCAAGGCGCTGCTCGCCGGTTTCCGTTTCCCGTTCAAGAACTGAGGTGGTCCGTGGCTAAGCAAGCACTGCTCCAGCGTGAACTCAAGCGCGACAAGCTGGTCGCCAAGTTCGCCAACAAGTACAACGAGTTGAAGGCCATCGCCAAGGACGCCAAGCGCAGCCCCGAGGAGCGCGACGCCGCGCGCGCCGCGCTGCAGAAGCTGCCGCGCAACGCCAACCCGACGCGCCAGCGCAACCGCTGCGGCATCACCGGCCGCCCGCGCGGGACGTTCAAGCAATTCGGTCTGGCCCGCACCAAGATTCGCGAGCTGGCGTTCGCCGGTGAGATCCCCGGCGTGATCAAGGCCAGCTGGTAAGGCGCGAAGGAGAACCCCAAATGAGCATGAGTGATCCGATCGCCGACATGCTGACCCGCATCCGCAACGCGCAGATGGTCGAGAAGGCCTCTGTGACGATGCCGGCTTCGAAGCTGAAGACCGCCATCGCCCAGGTGCTCAAGGATGAGGGCTACATCGACGGCTTCCAGGTCAAGGAAGAAGGCGGCAAGAAAGAGCTCGAGATCGCGCTCAAGTACTACGCCGGCCGTCCGGTCATCGAGCGCATCGAGCGCGTCAGCCGCCCGGGCCTGCGCGTCTACCGCGGCGCCAAGTCCATCCCCCAGGTCATGAACGGGCTGGGCGTGGCCATCGTCACCACGCCCAAGGGCGTGATGACCGATCGCAAGGCGCGTGCTGCCGGTGTCGGCGGCGAAGTCTTGTGCTACGTCGCCTGATGCGGGGCAGGAAGGAGCAATACCAATGTCTCGTGTAGCGAAAGCCGCCATCACCATCCCGCAAGGCGTCGAGGTGGCGATTGGCCAGGACAGCATCAACGTCAAGGGTGCGCTGGGTGCGCTGAGCCTGCCGCTCAACCCGCGCGTCAAGGTGGTGCAAGACGGTGGCAAACTCACCTTTGCCCCCACCGACGACACGCGCGAAGCCGATGCGCTCAGCGGCACGGTGCGCCAGCTCGTCAACAACATGGTCATCGGTGTCAGCAAGGGCTTCGAGCGCAAGCTGACGCTGGTGGGCGTGGGTTACAAGGCCGCCGCGCAGGGCAACAAGCTCAACATCAACGTCGGGTTCTCGCACCCGGTGGAAATCGAGATGCCGGCCGGCATCAAGGCCGAGACGCCGACGCCGACCGAGATCCTGATCAAGGGTGCGGACCGTCAGCGCGTGGGCCAGGTCGCCGCCGAAGTGCGGGCGGTGCGTCCCCCCGAGCCCTACAAGGGCAAGGGCATCCGGTATGCGGATGAGAAGGTCGTCATCAAAGAGACCAAGAAGAAGTGAGGACAGCGAACATGTTGAACAAGAAAGAACAGCGTTTGCGCCGCGCTCGCCAGACCCGCATCCGCATCGCCCAGCAGGGTGCCGTGCGCCTCGCCGTGCACCGCACCAACCTGCACATCTACGCCAACATCATCTCCAGCGACGGCGGCCGCGTGCTGGCCTCTGCGTCGACGCTGGAGCCCGAGGTGCGCGCGCAGCTCGGCGGTCACGGCAAGGGTGGCAATGTCGCCGCCGCGGCCCTGATCGGCAAGCGCATCGCCGAGAAGGCCAAGGCCGCCGGCATCGAGAAGGTGGCGTTCGACCGCTCGGGCTTTGCCTACCACGGCCGTGTCAAGGCGCTGGCCGAGGCCGCGCGTGAAGCCGGCCTGCAATTCTGACGCAGCAGGTGACGCAAATGGCAAAAATGCAAGCGAATGTGAAGACCGAGGGCAACGACGACGGCCTGCGCGAGAAGATGATCGCGGTCAACCGCGTGACCAAGGTGGTCAAGGGCGGCCGCATCATGGGCTTCGCGGCGCTGACCGTGGTCGGCGACGGCGACGGCCGCATCGGCATGGGCAAGGGCAAGGCGCGTGAAGTGCCGGTGTCCGTGCAAAAGGCGATGGACGAAGCCCGCCGCAGCATGTTCAAGGTGTCGCTCAAGGGTGGCACGCTGCACCACGAGGTCAAGGGCCACCACGGCGCCTCCACCGTCATCATGATGCCGGCGCCGAAGGGCACGGGCATCATCGCCGGTGGTCCGATGCGCGCGGTGTTCGAGGTGATGGGCATCACCGACGTCGTGGCCAAGAGCCATGGCTCGACCAACCCCTACAACCTGGTGCGCGCGACGCTGGACGCGCTGCGCAAGTCGACCACGCCGGCCGAGGTCGCCGCCAAGCGCGGCAAGTCGGTCGAAGAGCTCGTGGGCTGATCGGGAGAACGCGATGACGACCCCCAACACCGTCAAAGTCAAGCTGGTGCGCAGCCCGATCGGCTGCAAGGCATCGCACCGCGCCACGGTGCGCGGGCTGGGCCTGCGCAAACTCGGCAGCGTGCGCGAACTGCAGGACACGCCGGCCGTGCGCGGCATGATCAACAAGGTGAGCTACCTGGTGCAGGTGCTCTGATCGGAGACTCGTGATGGATCTCAACACCCTCAAACCCGCCGCGGGCTCGAAGAAGCCGCGCCGTCGCGTCGGCCGTGGCATCGGCTCGGGTCTCGGCAAGACCGGCGGCCGCGGTCACAAGGGCCAGAAGTCGCGCTCCGGTGGCTTCCACAAGGTGGGCTTCGAAGGCGGCCAGATGCCGCTGCAGCGCCGCCTGCCCAAGCGTGGCTTCAAGTCGCAGTCGCTCAAGTTCAACGCCGAGGTGACGCTGGCCGATCTGCAGGCGCTGGGGCAGTCCGAAGTGGACCTGCTCACGCTCAAGCAGGCGGGCCTCGTGCCGCAACTCGCGAAGAAGGTCAAGGTCATCAAGACCGGTGAGATCAGCATCGCCGTCAAGCTGACCAACGTCGCCGCGACCGCGGGTGCCAAGGCCGCGATCGAGGCGGCGGGCGGCTCGGTGGCCTGATCGGACGCGCAACGCGACGGGAATCGCTCGTGGCCACCAACGCAACGACTCTGGCCAAGACCGGCAAGTTCGGCGACCTGCGTCGCCGGCTGGTGTTTTTGCTGCTGGCCTTGGTGGTGTACCGCATCGGGGCGCACATCCCCGTGCCCGGCATCGACCCGGTGCAGCTCGAGCAGCTCTTCAAGGGGCAGCAGGGCGGCATCCTGAGCCTGTTCAACATGTTCTCGGGCGGGGCGCTGTCGCGCTTCACGGTGTTCGCGCTCGGGATCATGCCGTACATCTCGGCGTCCATCATCATGCAGTTGATGACGTACGCGGTGCCGGCGTTCGAGCAGCTCAAGAAGGAAGGCGAAGCCGGCCGGCGCAAGATCACCCAGTACACGCGCTACGGCACGCTGGTCCTGGCGGTCTTCCAGGCGCTGGGAATCGCGCTGGCGCTGGAAGGGTCGCCGGGGCTGGTGATCGACCCGGGCCTCGGGTTCCGCTTCACCGCGGTGGTCAGCCTCGTGGCGGGCACGATGTTCCTGATGTGGCTGGGCGAGCAGATCACCGAGCGCGGGCTGGGCAACGGGATTTCGATCCTGATCTTCGCGGGGATCGCCGCGGGACTGCCCAACGCGATCGGTGGTTTGCTGGAACTGGTGCGCACCGGGGCGATGAGCATCCTGGCGGCGATCTTCATCGTCGCACTGGTGGTGGTCGTCACCTACGGCGTGGTGTTCGTCGAGCGTGGCCAGCGCCGCATCCTCGTCAACTACGCGCGCCGCCAGGTCGGCAACAAGATCTACGGGGGCCAGGCGTCGCACCTGCCGCTCAAGCTCAACATGGCCGGCGTGATCCCGCCGATCTTCGCCTCCTCGATCATCCTGTTGCCCACGACCGTGGTGAGCTGGATGAGCACGGGCGACGGTACGCGCTGGCTGCGCGATCTGGCGGCGGCGCTGTCGCCGGGGCAGCCGATCTACGTGGCGTTCTACGCCGCAGCGATCGTGTTCTTCTGCTTCTTCTACACGGCGCTCGTCTTCAACAGCCGCGAGACCGCCGACAACCTGAAGAAGAGCGGCGCGTTCATCCCCGGGATCCGTCCCGGTGACCAGACCGCGCGCTACATCGACAAGATCCTGCTGCGCCTGACGGCGGTGGGGGCGGTGTACATCACGCTGGTGTGCCTGCTGCCCGAGTTCCTGATCCTGAAGTACAACGTGCCGTTCTATTTCGGTGGCACGTCGCTGCTGATCATCGTCGTGGTGACGATGGACTTCATGGCCCAGGTGCAGAACTACGTGATGTCGCAGCAGTACGAGTCGCTGTTGAAGAAGGCCTCGTTCAAGGCCTCGGGTGCGTGAGAACATGGCGAAGGACGATGTCATCGAGATGCAGGGTGAGGTGATCGAAAACCTCCCCAACGCCACCTTCCGGGTCAAGCTGGAAAATGGCCACGTCGTGCTGGGGCATATCTCCGGGAAGATGCGCATGCACTACATCCGCATCCTGCCCGGCGACAAGGTCAAGGTCGAGCTGACGCCCTACGACCTGACGCGTGCCCGCATCGTGTTCCGCGCCAAGTGAGCGATCGATCCAGAGACGTTTTTAGGAGAGCAACATGCGAGTTTCGGCTTCCGTCAAGAAAATGTGCCGCAACTGTAAGATCATCCGTCGCCATGGCGTCGTGCGCGTGATTTGCACCGACCCGCGACACAAGCAGCGTCAAGGCTGATTCGAGTAGAGGACCACCATGGCACGTATTGCTGGTATCAACATTCCGCCGCACAAGCACGCCGAAATCGGCTTGACGGCGATCTACGGCATCGGCCGCACGCGCGCGCGTCAGATCTGCGACGCCTGCGGGATTCCGTATTCGAAAAAGATCAAAGACCTGACGGACGCCGAGCTGGAAAAGGTGCGTGAACAGGTCGGTCAGTTCACGATCGAGGGCGACCT
This region of Tepidimonas taiwanensis genomic DNA includes:
- the rplF gene encoding 50S ribosomal protein L6; this translates as MSRVAKAAITIPQGVEVAIGQDSINVKGALGALSLPLNPRVKVVQDGGKLTFAPTDDTREADALSGTVRQLVNNMVIGVSKGFERKLTLVGVGYKAAAQGNKLNINVGFSHPVEIEMPAGIKAETPTPTEILIKGADRQRVGQVAAEVRAVRPPEPYKGKGIRYADEKVVIKETKKK
- the rplR gene encoding 50S ribosomal protein L18 produces the protein MLNKKEQRLRRARQTRIRIAQQGAVRLAVHRTNLHIYANIISSDGGRVLASASTLEPEVRAQLGGHGKGGNVAAAALIGKRIAEKAKAAGIEKVAFDRSGFAYHGRVKALAEAAREAGLQF
- the rpsE gene encoding 30S ribosomal protein S5, translated to MAKMQANVKTEGNDDGLREKMIAVNRVTKVVKGGRIMGFAALTVVGDGDGRIGMGKGKAREVPVSVQKAMDEARRSMFKVSLKGGTLHHEVKGHHGASTVIMMPAPKGTGIIAGGPMRAVFEVMGITDVVAKSHGSTNPYNLVRATLDALRKSTTPAEVAAKRGKSVEELVG
- the rpmD gene encoding 50S ribosomal protein L30, which gives rise to MTTPNTVKVKLVRSPIGCKASHRATVRGLGLRKLGSVRELQDTPAVRGMINKVSYLVQVL
- the rplO gene encoding 50S ribosomal protein L15 produces the protein MDLNTLKPAAGSKKPRRRVGRGIGSGLGKTGGRGHKGQKSRSGGFHKVGFEGGQMPLQRRLPKRGFKSQSLKFNAEVTLADLQALGQSEVDLLTLKQAGLVPQLAKKVKVIKTGEISIAVKLTNVAATAGAKAAIEAAGGSVA
- the secY gene encoding preprotein translocase subunit SecY is translated as MATNATTLAKTGKFGDLRRRLVFLLLALVVYRIGAHIPVPGIDPVQLEQLFKGQQGGILSLFNMFSGGALSRFTVFALGIMPYISASIIMQLMTYAVPAFEQLKKEGEAGRRKITQYTRYGTLVLAVFQALGIALALEGSPGLVIDPGLGFRFTAVVSLVAGTMFLMWLGEQITERGLGNGISILIFAGIAAGLPNAIGGLLELVRTGAMSILAAIFIVALVVVVTYGVVFVERGQRRILVNYARRQVGNKIYGGQASHLPLKLNMAGVIPPIFASSIILLPTTVVSWMSTGDGTRWLRDLAAALSPGQPIYVAFYAAAIVFFCFFYTALVFNSRETADNLKKSGAFIPGIRPGDQTARYIDKILLRLTAVGAVYITLVCLLPEFLILKYNVPFYFGGTSLLIIVVVTMDFMAQVQNYVMSQQYESLLKKASFKASGA
- the infA gene encoding translation initiation factor IF-1 translates to MAKDDVIEMQGEVIENLPNATFRVKLENGHVVLGHISGKMRMHYIRILPGDKVKVELTPYDLTRARIVFRAK
- the rpmJ gene encoding 50S ribosomal protein L36, whose protein sequence is MRVSASVKKMCRNCKIIRRHGVVRVICTDPRHKQRQG
- the rpsM gene encoding 30S ribosomal protein S13; the encoded protein is MARIAGINIPPHKHAEIGLTAIYGIGRTRARQICDACGIPYSKKIKDLTDAELEKVREQVGQFTIEGDLRREVTMNIKRLMDIGCYRGFRHRRGLPVRGQRTKTNARTRKGPRKAAQPLKK